The following proteins are encoded in a genomic region of Reichenbachiella sp.:
- a CDS encoding aminoglycoside phosphotransferase family protein: MKQVFDAFAANIQVESIEPFGGGLINDTFRVRNQNPEGVDFLLQRINHQVFKDVSGLMHNMELVTQFLNEKISSSVALQDTCQTLKIIPTSSGLSYFQDENGSFWRVVKFLKGYRSYDYVESAEQAYQGARAFGQFALLLDDFPVQDLKETIPSFHDIIKRLTTFNEVVSSNKNPDRVSACREEIRFVNDVAEQMSEIERSRRSGVIKDRVTHNDTKFNNVLLKEDFSSHCVIDLDTVMPGVIHYDFGDGVRTSTSTTEEDEKDLGLVDIDIEKFNGFAQGYLEVLKPVLTVQELESLALSGPLLAYIMGVRFLTDYLAGDVYYKIKHETHNLDRARCQLRLTRQMLDRLSEMAAIIKAV, from the coding sequence ATGAAACAGGTATTTGACGCTTTTGCTGCCAACATTCAAGTGGAGTCTATTGAGCCATTCGGTGGAGGCTTAATTAATGATACTTTTAGGGTTCGAAATCAAAATCCGGAAGGCGTTGACTTTCTACTTCAACGAATCAATCATCAAGTATTCAAAGATGTGTCTGGCCTCATGCACAACATGGAGCTTGTTACTCAATTTTTGAATGAGAAAATTTCTTCTTCAGTCGCGTTGCAAGACACTTGTCAAACGTTAAAAATTATCCCAACGAGTAGTGGCCTCAGTTACTTTCAGGATGAAAATGGAAGTTTTTGGCGTGTTGTAAAATTTCTAAAAGGGTATCGGTCATATGACTATGTTGAATCGGCCGAACAGGCCTATCAAGGAGCTAGAGCATTTGGACAATTCGCACTGCTGTTGGATGACTTTCCAGTACAGGATCTTAAAGAAACAATTCCTAGTTTTCATGATATCATCAAACGGCTAACGACTTTCAATGAAGTGGTTAGTTCAAATAAAAATCCTGATCGGGTTTCAGCATGCAGAGAGGAAATCCGATTTGTAAATGATGTGGCCGAACAAATGAGCGAGATCGAGCGATCGAGGAGGTCAGGTGTAATAAAGGACCGTGTCACCCACAACGACACCAAGTTCAATAACGTGCTTCTGAAGGAAGATTTTTCAAGTCACTGTGTAATCGATTTAGATACAGTGATGCCCGGGGTAATCCATTATGATTTTGGTGATGGCGTACGCACTTCCACCAGTACAACTGAGGAGGATGAAAAGGATTTGGGCCTAGTGGATATTGACATCGAGAAGTTCAATGGCTTTGCACAAGGCTATTTAGAAGTTTTAAAACCAGTGCTTACCGTACAGGAGTTAGAATCGTTGGCATTATCTGGTCCGCTGTTGGCATATATCATGGGTGTTCGGTTTTTGACAGATTATCTGGCTGGCGATGTGTACTATAAAATCAAACATGAAACACATAATCTGGATAGAGCCAGATGTCAGCTCAGGCTAACCAGACAGATGTTGGATCGCCTTTCTGAGATGGCTGCTATCATTAAAGCTGTTTAG
- a CDS encoding Lrp/AsnC family transcriptional regulator, with the protein MDEIDKTILRTLQKDAKVTAKEIATQLNLTISPVYERIRRLEKEGYIKRYAAILDKELIGRSVTGLCQVSMQYHNAAFIDNFEKQIQDLEEVQECYHMAGQVDFILKINVKSLEDYHEFVRYKLSKIENIGVLNTTFVLKEIKHTSEFYI; encoded by the coding sequence ATGGACGAAATAGATAAGACCATATTGAGAACCCTGCAAAAGGATGCTAAAGTAACTGCCAAAGAAATAGCCACTCAACTCAACCTTACCATTTCACCGGTCTATGAAAGAATACGTAGGTTGGAAAAGGAAGGGTACATCAAACGCTATGCGGCCATTTTGGACAAAGAGCTCATCGGCCGATCCGTCACCGGACTTTGCCAGGTATCCATGCAGTATCACAATGCTGCCTTTATCGACAATTTCGAGAAGCAGATCCAGGATTTGGAAGAAGTTCAAGAATGCTACCACATGGCAGGACAGGTGGATTTCATCCTAAAAATCAATGTGAAAAGTTTGGAAGACTACCATGAGTTTGTGCGATACAAACTTTCGAAGATCGAAAACATTGGCGTACTCAATACTACATTCGTTTTGAAGGAGATCAAACATACGTCTGAGTTTTACATCTAA
- a CDS encoding LytTR family DNA-binding domain-containing protein: protein MNCIIIEDQLPAQRILKRYIEDIGTLNLVGTFSNALQALDTINSQKIDLLFLDIHLPKLSGIDFLKTLPNSPYVILTTAFSDYALESYEFNVVDYLLKPFSFERFVKAVSKVTTLTNAAPPAKSEEKHNLDLFIKSGYEHIRISLTDIFYIKSDADYTEIHLSDKKHLSSERLKNWEEKLGNQRFLRVHKSFLVNTDKIVKLVGNQIHLNDDTTIPIGRAYKEVLSQKYLQ, encoded by the coding sequence ATGAATTGCATTATCATCGAAGATCAGCTACCCGCACAACGTATCCTCAAAAGGTACATTGAAGATATTGGTACGCTGAATTTGGTGGGCACCTTTTCTAATGCCTTGCAAGCCCTAGACACGATCAACTCGCAAAAAATAGACTTGCTGTTTTTGGATATTCATTTGCCTAAACTATCGGGCATAGACTTCTTAAAAACTCTTCCCAATTCCCCATATGTAATATTGACCACAGCTTTTTCAGACTATGCTTTGGAGAGTTATGAATTCAATGTTGTGGACTACTTACTCAAACCCTTCTCGTTTGAGCGATTCGTAAAGGCGGTATCCAAAGTGACCACTTTAACAAATGCTGCTCCTCCCGCGAAAAGCGAAGAAAAACACAATCTCGACCTATTCATCAAATCGGGATATGAGCACATACGTATTAGTTTGACCGATATCTTCTATATCAAATCCGATGCAGACTACACAGAAATTCACTTATCAGACAAAAAGCATCTGTCCTCCGAAAGACTAAAGAACTGGGAAGAAAAATTGGGCAATCAAAGATTTCTTAGGGTTCATAAATCTTTCCTGGTCAACACAGACAAAATCGTCAAACTTGTAGGCAATCAGATTCATCTAAATGATGACACAACTATTCCCATTGGCAGAGCTTACAAAGAAGTTTTATCACAAAAATACTTGCAGTAA
- a CDS encoding NAD-dependent epimerase/dehydratase family protein — MARSLIIGAGGQLGTVLTQALRNIYGNDQVVRSDMRMLDNITGPFEVIDATDASRIEDVVKQYQIEEIYHLAAILSANGEKNPLGTWEINMKTLFNVLEVSRLNGVKKVFYPSSIAVFGSEVDQTNTPQASFLNPSTVYGISKAAGENWAQYYFQRYGLDVRSLRYPGVIGYQSLPGGGTTDYAVDIYHKAIEGENFSCFLEENTTLPMIYMDDAIRATIELMQAPKESIKTRTSYNLAGMSFSPAEIAASIQELYPDFKITYEPDFRQQIAASWPQSIDDSRAREDWGWQPAYDLKSMTADMIKNLKLQYSTAE; from the coding sequence ATGGCACGTTCCTTAATCATTGGTGCAGGCGGACAGCTCGGTACTGTGCTGACCCAGGCTTTAAGAAATATATATGGTAATGACCAAGTAGTGCGATCGGATATGCGCATGTTGGACAATATCACCGGACCATTTGAAGTGATAGACGCCACAGATGCTAGTCGCATAGAAGATGTCGTGAAGCAATATCAAATTGAGGAAATCTATCACCTGGCCGCAATTCTTTCTGCTAATGGCGAAAAGAACCCACTCGGCACCTGGGAGATCAACATGAAGACTTTGTTTAATGTGTTGGAAGTTTCCAGATTGAATGGTGTAAAGAAAGTTTTTTATCCGAGTTCAATAGCTGTTTTCGGCAGCGAAGTAGATCAGACCAACACACCACAGGCCTCCTTTCTCAACCCGTCTACTGTATATGGTATTAGCAAAGCCGCTGGTGAAAATTGGGCACAGTATTATTTTCAGCGATATGGTCTGGATGTTCGTTCTTTGAGATATCCTGGTGTGATTGGGTACCAGTCGCTGCCTGGTGGAGGTACTACTGATTATGCCGTTGATATTTATCACAAGGCGATAGAAGGAGAGAATTTTTCTTGTTTCCTAGAGGAAAACACCACGCTGCCTATGATTTACATGGACGATGCGATTCGCGCCACCATCGAATTGATGCAAGCGCCTAAAGAAAGTATTAAAACAAGGACGTCGTATAACCTGGCTGGCATGAGCTTTTCTCCAGCAGAGATTGCTGCGTCTATTCAGGAATTATATCCTGACTTTAAGATCACCTATGAGCCGGACTTCAGACAACAAATAGCAGCAAGCTGGCCACAAAGCATAGACGATTCAAGAGCCAGAGAAGATTGGGGATGGCAACCAGCCTATGATCTGAAATCCATGACGGCTGACATGATCAAGAACTTAAAATTGCAATATTCTACTGCTGAGTAA
- a CDS encoding HYC_CC_PP family protein, translated as MRKATAVILSLFYLLIAADASVAIHKCMGSIESIDLVQTAEVCCCGDMNIDSCCENETVDLPQDQEEKVVSHYSFSFENNFFQVINVPSLLIQERNNPDQLVFGFTDVDPPSHIPAYVKYCSFTFYG; from the coding sequence ATGCGTAAAGCTACGGCGGTCATATTATCACTTTTTTATTTGCTTATTGCGGCAGATGCGTCTGTGGCTATTCACAAATGTATGGGCTCGATCGAATCTATCGATTTGGTTCAGACGGCTGAAGTTTGCTGCTGTGGTGATATGAACATCGACAGCTGCTGTGAAAACGAAACAGTAGATCTACCACAGGATCAGGAAGAAAAGGTCGTAAGCCACTACTCGTTTTCATTTGAGAACAATTTTTTCCAAGTCATTAATGTTCCCTCTTTATTGATTCAGGAAAGAAATAATCCAGATCAATTAGTTTTTGGGTTTACGGATGTAGACCCGCCCTCCCATATTCCAGCGTACGTCAAGTACTGCTCATTTACCTTCTACGGTTAA
- a CDS encoding Gfo/Idh/MocA family protein: protein MISPENNRRAFIKKSALAGLSLSLLNPIELFAEKKDKIKLAFIGVGARGTNHVQLALERKDVEITALCDIDEVVLNRAANMVVKAGGKSPTLFGKGDYAYRDLLKLKNVDAVIISTPWLWHTPMAVDAMNAGVAVGLEVAGAADIQECWDLVETQEKTGTPFMILENVIYRRDVMAIFNMVKKGMFGEMIHLEGGYQHDLRAVKFNDGRQLYGGGVEFGEKGMSEARWRTQHSINRNGELYPTHGLGPIHMMTDINRGNRYSYLTSTASKSRGLHDYIVNHPKGGEEHPNADVEFKLGDVVTTVIKTVNGETITLNHDTSLPRPYSLGFRVQGTKGIWMDLNNSLHIEGVSPAHKWESDENYMKEYDHQLWKKYESQAAGAGHGGMDFFVINAFIEALKREAPMPLDVYDCATWSAVTCLSEESIAKGSAPVQFPDFTKGKWIKRKPDFGMNDDY, encoded by the coding sequence ATGATATCACCCGAAAACAATAGAAGAGCATTCATCAAAAAATCGGCATTGGCAGGTCTTTCGCTTTCCCTACTGAACCCAATAGAACTATTTGCTGAAAAAAAAGATAAAATAAAATTGGCATTTATTGGAGTGGGAGCCAGAGGAACCAATCATGTACAATTGGCTCTGGAGAGAAAAGATGTCGAAATCACGGCGCTGTGTGATATTGATGAAGTGGTCCTCAACAGAGCTGCAAATATGGTAGTAAAGGCCGGTGGAAAGTCACCTACACTTTTTGGCAAAGGAGATTATGCCTACCGTGATCTATTGAAACTCAAAAATGTTGATGCGGTGATTATCTCTACACCTTGGCTTTGGCACACGCCTATGGCGGTAGATGCTATGAATGCTGGTGTAGCCGTAGGGCTAGAGGTAGCTGGAGCTGCTGATATCCAAGAGTGCTGGGATCTGGTAGAAACACAGGAGAAAACCGGAACGCCATTTATGATATTAGAAAACGTCATCTACAGACGTGATGTGATGGCTATTTTCAATATGGTGAAAAAAGGCATGTTTGGAGAAATGATTCATCTGGAAGGTGGCTATCAGCATGACCTTAGGGCAGTAAAATTTAATGATGGCAGGCAGCTGTACGGAGGTGGTGTAGAATTCGGAGAAAAAGGAATGAGTGAAGCACGGTGGAGAACACAACATTCGATTAACAGAAACGGTGAACTTTATCCCACTCATGGACTTGGCCCAATTCATATGATGACAGACATCAACCGCGGCAATAGATATTCCTACCTGACCAGTACGGCATCTAAATCCAGAGGCCTCCATGATTACATCGTGAACCATCCAAAAGGTGGTGAAGAACATCCCAATGCTGATGTGGAATTCAAACTTGGAGACGTAGTTACGACTGTAATCAAAACAGTAAATGGCGAAACCATTACGCTCAATCATGATACAAGCTTACCAAGACCCTACTCTCTTGGCTTCAGAGTTCAAGGAACCAAGGGCATTTGGATGGATCTCAATAACTCTCTTCACATAGAAGGAGTGAGTCCAGCACATAAATGGGAAAGTGATGAAAATTACATGAAGGAGTATGATCATCAGTTATGGAAAAAATATGAGAGTCAAGCTGCTGGTGCCGGACATGGAGGGATGGACTTTTTTGTAATCAATGCATTCATAGAAGCGCTCAAAAGAGAGGCACCAATGCCACTAGATGTATATGATTGTGCCACTTGGTCTGCGGTTACCTGTTTATCTGAGGAGTCCATTGCCAAGGGAAGTGCACCAGTTCAGTTTCCAGATTTCACTAAAGGAAAATGGATCAAAAGAAAACCTGATTTTGGGATGAATGATGATTACTAA
- a CDS encoding sensor histidine kinase has protein sequence MPKKKSIISIREAIFQLVLNSVVFVFYGYSRNNPQFEEYEYVFFLNYAVGALIINYWLLPSYIYTKKYLQFSIYFIVIAMAMMFMEEFVLEQIYFPDTRGQRFFALGNLLSMLPIIGILSGFKFAWDALGKQKEVEELKDTVKESELQFLKSQINPHFLFNNLNNLYAHAIENSPQTPTIILELSAVMRYMLYDCQAKYVSLSKEIEHLSNFINLNNLQIEGRGKVNFEMPKITQDHRIAPLILIVFVENAFKHSSSSQTENIEISIELEVKQGQLHFTCANSYMDQTNTQDINSGIGLENVKKRLQLLYPEAHTLDIIKSKNEYQVKLKVDLNH, from the coding sequence ATGCCCAAAAAGAAGTCAATTATTAGCATTAGGGAAGCCATTTTCCAGCTCGTGTTAAATTCGGTAGTCTTTGTGTTTTATGGCTACAGCCGAAACAATCCTCAATTCGAAGAATACGAATACGTGTTCTTCCTCAACTACGCAGTGGGCGCCTTAATCATCAATTACTGGTTGCTACCTTCTTACATTTATACCAAAAAGTATTTACAGTTTAGTATATACTTCATTGTGATTGCTATGGCCATGATGTTTATGGAGGAGTTTGTACTTGAACAAATCTACTTTCCAGACACCCGCGGCCAACGTTTTTTCGCTTTGGGAAACTTGCTAAGTATGCTCCCGATCATAGGTATACTTTCGGGATTCAAATTTGCCTGGGATGCACTGGGCAAGCAGAAGGAAGTGGAAGAATTGAAAGACACAGTCAAAGAAAGTGAATTGCAATTTTTAAAGTCTCAAATCAACCCTCACTTCCTTTTCAATAACCTAAACAACCTCTATGCACATGCCATAGAAAACTCTCCACAGACTCCTACGATCATACTCGAATTGTCTGCAGTGATGAGATATATGCTATACGATTGCCAGGCCAAGTATGTCTCCTTATCCAAGGAGATCGAGCACCTCAGCAATTTCATCAACCTCAACAATCTACAAATAGAGGGAAGAGGAAAGGTTAATTTTGAAATGCCAAAAATTACTCAAGATCATAGAATAGCCCCTTTGATACTGATTGTATTTGTGGAAAATGCATTCAAACACAGCTCATCCAGTCAAACGGAAAACATTGAAATATCAATAGAACTAGAAGTAAAGCAGGGTCAATTGCATTTTACATGTGCCAATTCTTATATGGACCAGACCAACACTCAGGATATCAATAGTGGCATTGGCTTAGAAAATGTAAAGAAAAGGCTGCAATTGCTATACCCTGAGGCTCATACTTTAGATATAATAAAATCCAAGAATGAATATCAGGTTAAGTTGAAAGTGGACTTGAACCATTAA
- a CDS encoding TonB-dependent receptor domain-containing protein has protein sequence MNIRVFAFLVILFGLQTFASLQAQPRQRPGGEPGGIPFKIMGQLIDSETGVPLEYASASLFSVQDSALVDGCITDTQGRFSLAPRPGRYYLRLQFISYEQKFVNDLVLNRENKVIDLGAIKMSPDAETLDEVVVAAKRDQMQLELDKRVFNVSENLSNIGANASEIMDNLPSVSVDVDGNVSLRGSSNVRILVNGKPSGLVGISDSNGLRSLQGDLIERIEVVTNPSARYEASGSAGIINIILKKEREKGFNGSFTTNLGYPANYGFSGSLNYRAGNFNVFGSYGINYRENEGNGYSNRIGFGTDTLITHIDNERLRSSTSHTYRLGTDYYINENNILTASGMIKISDEENIANIIYHDWDVNDALLSNTFRKDVEKEDDDNYEYQFSYRRIMEGEGHELTADFQFRSNDETEQSSIDSANLMTDSDQIMYQRSLNVQGDKNILMQVDYVKPLADGKKMEAGYRGNIRKISSDYLVEQIDDMGDWYPYENFSNRFEYDENVHAAYGIFENKMDRWGYQLGLRVEQTLISTYQRETDQANDKRYFNAFPSAFLSYKFDKMKSVQASYSRRISRPRFWYLNPFSSFSDPRNIRTGNTDLDPEYADSYELGWLYNLEKASIYLGGYYRYTTGVIERIETSEDGISTVSTPYNIGTENAYGIETNFSVDPLDWLNINGNANFYRAITKGEYKDVILERDTYTARFRLNNKVKINKVNIQVSGWYRAPEKTTQGKRKAMYAMDLGANMDVMKGNGTLVFFVRDVLNSRKYRSSTFSTNFIEESEYQRRGRQLGMSFTYRINQKKSRSKGGRNGGDDMDDGDF, from the coding sequence ATGAACATCAGAGTTTTTGCCTTCTTAGTTATTCTGTTCGGTCTTCAAACATTTGCAAGTCTTCAGGCCCAGCCCAGACAAAGACCTGGAGGAGAGCCAGGTGGGATTCCCTTCAAAATCATGGGTCAACTGATTGACTCTGAAACTGGAGTTCCATTGGAGTATGCTTCGGCTAGCTTATTTTCTGTGCAGGATAGTGCTTTGGTCGATGGATGTATTACTGATACTCAGGGGAGGTTTTCTTTGGCACCAAGACCAGGTAGATATTATTTGAGGTTGCAATTCATTTCTTATGAGCAGAAGTTTGTGAACGACCTGGTACTCAACCGAGAAAATAAAGTGATTGATTTGGGTGCAATTAAAATGTCGCCAGACGCCGAGACGCTCGATGAGGTAGTTGTGGCGGCCAAAAGAGACCAGATGCAGCTGGAGCTGGACAAGCGTGTGTTCAACGTCAGTGAAAATCTGAGCAATATAGGCGCCAATGCTTCCGAGATCATGGACAATCTTCCTTCAGTTTCGGTCGATGTAGATGGCAATGTAAGTTTGAGAGGAAGTAGTAATGTTAGGATTTTGGTAAATGGCAAGCCGTCTGGCTTGGTGGGCATTAGCGATAGCAACGGTTTGCGCTCGCTGCAAGGTGATCTGATTGAACGGATAGAAGTAGTGACTAATCCTTCTGCCAGATACGAAGCCTCCGGTAGTGCTGGGATCATCAACATCATTTTGAAGAAAGAAAGAGAAAAAGGTTTTAATGGTTCGTTTACTACCAATTTGGGCTATCCGGCTAATTATGGATTTTCTGGAAGTCTGAATTATCGAGCGGGAAATTTCAATGTATTCGGAAGCTATGGAATCAACTACCGGGAGAATGAAGGTAACGGCTATTCTAACCGGATTGGTTTTGGGACAGACACGCTTATTACACACATCGACAACGAAAGGTTGAGAAGTAGCACTTCTCATACTTATAGGCTGGGCACTGATTATTACATCAACGAAAACAATATTCTTACAGCCTCTGGTATGATTAAAATATCGGACGAAGAAAACATCGCGAATATCATCTATCATGATTGGGATGTAAATGATGCTCTTCTTTCCAATACATTCAGGAAGGATGTCGAAAAGGAAGACGACGACAACTACGAATACCAGTTTAGCTATCGTAGAATCATGGAGGGCGAAGGACATGAACTGACTGCTGACTTCCAATTTCGAAGCAATGATGAAACTGAGCAATCTAGCATTGACTCGGCCAATCTAATGACGGACTCCGATCAAATCATGTATCAACGGTCGCTGAATGTCCAGGGGGATAAGAATATTTTGATGCAAGTCGATTATGTAAAGCCACTGGCCGATGGTAAAAAAATGGAAGCTGGATATAGAGGAAACATTCGTAAAATAAGTAGTGATTATCTCGTAGAACAAATCGACGATATGGGAGATTGGTATCCTTATGAAAATTTCTCTAATCGATTCGAATATGATGAAAACGTGCATGCCGCTTATGGTATTTTCGAAAACAAAATGGATCGATGGGGTTATCAACTAGGGCTCAGGGTAGAACAGACCCTCATTAGTACTTATCAGCGAGAAACAGATCAAGCCAATGATAAGAGGTATTTCAATGCTTTCCCAAGTGCGTTTTTGTCTTACAAGTTTGATAAAATGAAATCTGTACAGGCGAGTTATAGTAGGAGAATATCACGCCCTCGCTTTTGGTATCTGAATCCTTTTTCTTCTTTTAGTGATCCTAGAAATATACGTACAGGTAATACAGACCTGGATCCGGAATACGCAGATTCTTATGAATTAGGGTGGTTGTATAATTTGGAGAAAGCCTCCATTTATTTGGGTGGGTATTATAGATACACCACAGGCGTGATAGAACGAATCGAAACCTCTGAGGACGGTATCTCTACAGTGTCCACGCCTTACAATATTGGTACAGAAAACGCTTATGGTATCGAGACCAACTTTAGCGTAGATCCACTGGATTGGTTAAATATCAACGGTAATGCTAATTTTTATCGTGCGATTACCAAAGGCGAATACAAAGATGTGATCTTAGAAAGAGATACCTATACAGCCAGATTTCGACTAAACAACAAAGTGAAAATAAATAAAGTAAACATACAGGTGAGTGGATGGTATCGTGCACCGGAAAAAACAACCCAAGGCAAGAGAAAGGCCATGTACGCTATGGATCTTGGCGCGAATATGGATGTGATGAAGGGCAATGGTACCTTGGTCTTTTTTGTGAGAGATGTTCTCAATTCGCGTAAGTATAGATCTTCTACGTTCTCCACCAATTTCATAGAAGAAAGTGAATATCAAAGACGAGGTAGACAATTAGGAATGTCTTTTACCTATCGAATCAACCAAAAGAAGTCACGATCCAAAGGCGGTCGCAATGGAGGCGACGATATGGATGATGGAGATTTTTGA
- a CDS encoding cation transporter, producing MKTYKNLIYILFLVALPVLAKAQKSDKSIATCEFTVQGVCEMCKERIEEAALIKGVKMAEWDNSTGVFKAVYREDKVTEKEIHEAIAMAGHATEQVPADSEAYDRLPKCCAYNDGIDKH from the coding sequence ATGAAAACTTATAAGAACTTAATATATATCCTGTTTTTGGTCGCTCTTCCTGTTTTGGCGAAGGCCCAAAAATCAGACAAATCCATAGCCACTTGTGAATTTACGGTGCAAGGCGTATGTGAAATGTGCAAAGAAAGAATCGAAGAAGCTGCACTCATCAAAGGGGTAAAAATGGCAGAATGGGATAATTCTACTGGTGTATTCAAAGCGGTCTATCGTGAGGATAAAGTCACCGAAAAGGAAATCCACGAAGCCATTGCCATGGCAGGTCATGCCACGGAACAGGTGCCTGCAGATTCAGAAGCTTATGATCGATTGCCAAAATGTTGCGCCTACAACGACGGCATAGACAAACACTAA